GCACCTCGTCGCCGAGCGCGAGCAGGTCGAAGGCGACGAAGTCGGCCGGGGTGTTCTCGGCCAGCAGCTTGACCCGGGACGCCGCGGGGTGGATCCGCTGGGTCAACCAGTCCCACTCGAGCTTGGGCTGCTGCCCGGGCTCCCGGTGGATCACCACGATCTCGCCGTCGACCGCGCACCGCTCGGGGAGCTGGGCCTTGGCCTGCTCGACCACCTCGGGGAAATAGCGGGTCAGGGTCTTTCCGCCCCGGCTGGCCAGCTCGACCTCGTCACCGTCGCGGAAGATGATGCACCGGAACCCGTCCCACTTGGGCTCGTAGCTCATGCCGTCGGCCTCGGGGATCTGCGGCACGCTCTTGGCAAGCATCGGCTCGACCGGCGGGTTGATCGGCAGGTCCATCCCTCAGAGTCTTCCAGACGCGCGCACTCAGCTCACCACGACGGCCGCGACCCAGATGATCGCGATGCTCAACGCGGCACCGAGTTCGACCAGCATGGCCAGCCCGGCGGCCTTGATCGCGTGCTTGGTCGACGGCCAGGCCAGCTTGGTGTCGCCGAGGCGGGCCAGCTCGGCCAGCCAGATGCCCAGCACGAAGCCGATGAACAGGCCGATCACCGGGATCACGAAGAAGCCGACGATCGCCAGCACACCACCGAGCAGGAGCGTTTTATTGGGTACGCCGCTGCGCTTCAAGTTGCGCCCCGGCCACGCGTATTTGACGACGATGCCGAGGATCGCGATCAGCGTGACCAGCGCCAGCACGCCCCACCGGCCGGCGCCCTCGCCCGCGAAGATCGCCCAGGCCGACGCGGCCGCCCAGCAGAGCAGCAGGCCGGGCAGGAACGGGATCACGACGCCGAACACGCCGATCACCATCGCGACGCCGCACAGGATCGTGATGTTGGTGTCGGTATCCGTCAGATCCATTGGCGCACTCTAGCGGGCTAAAGGACGAAAGCGTCGGTCCAGAGTTGGCCCGAACGGCCGGACAGGGCATCGAGGAGGGCCACCGCCTGTTGGTCGGTCAGCGCGGCGACGAAGTCGACGATCGCCCGGCCGCGGGCCCGGGCGGCCCGGTCCGGCGTGCCCGCCGGCAGCTCGGCCTCGGCCAACTCGACCAGGTCGTGCAGGCGTTGCGGCAACCGGGCCTCCTCGGCCGGGTCGACGATCCAGGCGAGCAGCGCCTCGACCAGGGTGCCCAGCAGCCGGGCCTGGCCGCGCTGGTGCAGCGCCAGGTCGGGGCGGTCGAGCACGAACCGGTGGTGGATCAGCTTGAGCACCTGGACCTCGTGCCACTGCGGCCGGTCCAGCAGCACATAGCCGGAGCGGACGGCCGGGCTGTCGGTCAGGTGCACCGCGTCGACCAGCCGGCGGGTCCACCGGGCGGAGAACCGGGCGACGTATTGCTCGGCGGCCACCGAGCCGTCGAACGGGTCGGCCAGCAGCCCGTCGACCAGGTCGTGGCGGACCTGCTCGACCGCGCTGGCGAACGCGTCGTCGTCGCTGATCCAGCGGTCCCGGCGGTGCACCCGGCGGCGTAGCTTCTCGATCGCCGCACCGGCCTGCCGGGCACTCGCGTCGAGCGCGTCGTCGGAGAGACCGCCGAGCCGCTTGTGCTCGCGCTGCCAGCCGAGCAACTCGGCCGCGACGGTGCCCTGCTGCAGCACGCCGACCCGGTGGAAGTCCTCGACGTCGTGGATGGCGTACGCGATGTCGTCAGCGGTGTCCATGATGGACGCCTCGACGGTCTGCTGCCAGTCGGGGATCCGGCCCACGAACGGCGCGCGGGCCTGGCGCAGGTCGTCGACCTCGGTCAAGTAGGCGCCGAACTTGGCCGACCCGCTGGACGGGTCCCAGTCGGGTGCCGAGGCGCCGCGCGGCGCCGGGTTCATCCGGCGGGGGTGCGGGTCCGGGTGGTCGAGCCGGGTCCACGGGTATTTGACGATCGCGGCCCGGACCGCGGCGGTCAGGTTGAGCCCGATGGTGGCCGCGCCGCGGATCTCGGTGCTGGTGACGATGCGGTAGGACTGCGCGTTGCCCTCGAAGCCGTCGGGCAGCCCCAGCCGCTCCCGGGCCAGCCGGTCGAGCACCGCCTCGCCGAGGTGGCCGAACGGCGGGTGGCCGAGGTCGTGGGCCAGCGCCGCCGCCTCGACCACGTCGGGGTCGCAGCCGCCGAGCTTGTCGAGCAGGGCCAGGTTGCCGGCGTCGGCCGTGAGCCGCTCGGCGATCGCCCGGGCCACCTGGGCCACCTTGAGGCTGTGGGTGAGCCGGTTGTGCACCAGCAGGCCGCTGCCGCCCGGGCTGATCACCTGGGTGACCCCGCCCAGCCGCGCGAAGAACGGTGACGTGACGATCCGGTCGCGGTCGGCACGGAACGGGCTGGCGGCCAGGTCGCCCGGCGCGGTGCGCCCGGTGTCGAACAGCCGCCGGGCACGGGGATCGACCGGCTCCGTCATGATCCGACGCTATCCCACCGCCGGTTTGGCCAGGTGAACCAGGCCGGGACCACGGTCGAGCGGGCGCCGGGCGAAAATCGCGTAGCCGTTGCGTTCGTACAACCGGATGTTGTCGTGGCTCTCGGCGCCGGTGAACAGCTCGTAGCGGCGCGCGGCGCCGGCGTGGGCCGCCTCGACGGCGAGCAACATCCGCCAGCCGAGCCCCAGCCCGCGCAGGTCGGGCACGACCGCGAGGCGCGCGATGTGGCAGGTGCCGTGCTCGTCGAGCCGGCCCCGGCCGGCGGCGACCAGCCGGCCGCGCGGGTCACGGGCGACCAGCACGGTGTCGATCACCGCCGTGATCTCGGCGAGGGTTTCGGTGAGCATGGGCAGGTGCGGGTCGCTGTAGCGCTGCGCCTCGCTCAGGAACGCCGCGCGCTGCACGGTGAGCACCTCGCCGGCGTCGTCGGGCCGGGCCCGCTCGATCTCCACGGTCATGCCGACCAGCCCACCGGAACGTGGCGCGGAGCACATCGCCGGCCGTCGAACCGTCTCGACAGATGAGACTTGAACCTGTTCAAATGAAGGCGTGACCGTGTTGCTGAGCCTCGTCGACGCGCTCGCCATGGTCGTGCTGGTCCCGCTCGCGCTCGGGTTGGTCGGCGCGCCGGCACTCCTGCGGCGGGTGTGGCCGTGGCTGGCGGTGCCGGCCGCGGTGTCGCTCTGGCTGCCGCGCGGCGCCGGCGCGGCGCTGCTCGCGACGCCCTACCTGGTGCTGACCGCGGTGCTGGCGGTGGCCGGGCTGCACGGGCTGCGCCGCTGGGCCGCCGCCGACGTCGCGGTGGCGACCGGGCTGGTCGCGCCGCTGGTCGCCGCCGGTGCGCTGGTCGCCGAGCGGGCCGGGTTCCGGTTGCTCGGCTTCCCGCTGAAGACGCTCGCCCTCACCGTGCCGCATCTGCACTACGCGGGGCTGGTCGCCGCCCTGGTCGCGGCGCTGGCCTGCCGTGCGACCGGCGGCTCGGCACTCGGCCGGGCCGCCGCCTGGTGCGTGCCCGCCGGCACCGGCGTGGTGCTGGTCGGCTACTTTCTGGGCGACCCGGTCGAGTTGGCCGGTGCGGCGCTGCTCACGGTCGGGATGTGGCTGGTCGCGGTGCTGACGCTGGTGCGCATCCGGCCGCTGGCACCGCGCGGGGCCCGTGCGCTGCTGCTGATCTCGTCGGGCATCCTGGTCGTGACCATGCTGCTCGCACTCGACTGGGCGGCCGGGCATGTGTTTACCCTGCCGCACCTGTCGATCCCCTGGATGGTGGCGACGCACGGGGTGCTCAACGCGGTCGGCTTCGCGTTGTGCGCGCTGCTCGCATGGCGACGGATGGAGGCGGTTCGGCAGTGAGTCTGCTGACCTATGACGAGGTGGGCGCGACCGAGACCGGTTCGTTGCCGCGTGGCTATCACCACCTGCGCTACCGGGTGGCGATCGGGCACGACGTGCTGGGTCCGGCCGCCGACGCGGTGCTGTCGTTCCGGATGCACCGGGCCGCCGGGGTGCGGATCACCGCCTCGGCCGACCGGGCCGAGGCGGGCGTCGACGTGGTCACCGGGCTGGGCCTCGGGCCGCTGCGGCTGTCGGCGCCGTGCCGGGTGGTGTGGGCGGTCGACGAGCCCGGCCGGGCCGGGTTCGGCTACGGCACGCTGCCCGGGCACCCGGAGCGCGGCGAGGAGGCGTTCGAGGTGACCCAGGGCGACGACGGCACGACCTGGTTCTCGGTGACCGCGTTCAGCCTGCCGGCCTCGCTGCTGACCTGGGTCGCGGGCCCGACGGTCCCGCCGTTCCAGCGGGCCTACGCGGCCTGGTGCGGGCGCGCGCTGCGCCGGCTGGTGAGCGAGAGCTCCTAGAACTTCGCGAACGAGCGGATCGGCATCCGCGGGCCGAACTTCGGCGCCATCAGGCCGCTGGCCTCCAGCAGCATGCAGACCCGGCCGCGGTGGCCGCGGAACGGCTCGAGCAATTCGAGCATCCGGGCGTCGGTGCCGCGGGCCTCGCCGGCCAGGTTCCAGGCCACCGTGTTGGGGATGTGGAAGTCGCCGACGCTGACCGCGTCCGGGTCGCCGTAGGCGATCCGGACCACCTCGGCGGCGGTCCAGACGCCGATCCCGTTGATCGACCGCATCCGGGTGCTCGCCTCTTCGGCGGTCGTGCAGCGCTCGATCCGGGCCGCCTCGGCCGCCGCCCGGCGCAGGGTGTCGGCCCGCTTCTGCTCGACGCCGAACGGGTGGAACACCCAGTAGGGCTGTGCGGCGATCACCTCGGGCTCGGGCGGCAGGGTCAGGCCCTCCAGCGGCCCCGGTGCCGGGGTGCCGAACCTGCGCACCGTGGCCGAATAGCCGCGGTAGGCCTCCTTGCCGGTCACCTTCTGCTCGAAGATCGCCCGCATCAGCCGGGGGAAGACGATCCCGGTGGTCGGGATGCGCCGGCCGCGGTGCAGCCGGGCCACCTCGCGGACCACGGGATGGGCGGCGGCCAGGTCGGCGAAACCGGTCAGGTCGTCACGCAGCCCGGCCACGGCGTCGGCGTGCTCGATCACCCAGGCCTGGCCCGGCCCGTACCCGATGGCGGTCAGTTCCTGGCCCTGCTTGCGGAGGGCCAGCGTCGCCGGCCCCTCGGGGGTGTGCGTCGCCCACCAGAAGGTGTCGCCGGCCCAGCGGGCGCACGGGTCCCAGCGGCTCATCGGGATCGGACCGACCGAGCCGCTCAGGTGGTAGCCCTCCGGAACGCCCATCACCCGCTGCACGGCGTCAACTCTCGCACACGCGCGTCAGTCGGGGAGCGGGCCGAACATGCCGGCCGGCGGCGCGGCCGACGGGGTCGCGTCGGCATCGGTGACCACCGCGGCCCCGCCGCTGAAGCGGGTCAGGTCGGCGCCGGCCAGCAGCCGGCCGGGAAACCAGTCGCCGGCCACCCGGCGGGCCAGCGCGGCCGTCGGCAGGACGGTGTTGGCCGCGGTCAGCACCAGGTTGCCGAACCGCCGGCCGCGCAGCACCGACGAGTCGGCCACCAGGCAGACCTCCGGGAACACGCCGGCGACGGTGGCGACCTGGGCTTTGGCCAGCCCCAGCGGCGGGCCGTCGGTCATGTTGACCAGGTAGCGGCCGTCGGGGTGGAGCACCCGCGCCGCCTGCTCGACGAACTCGACCGACCGGACGCTGGCCGGGGTGCGGGCGCCGGCGAAGACGTCGACGATCACCACGTCGAACGAGTCTTCGGCGGCCTTGGCCAGCTCGGTGCGGGCGTCGCCGACGCGCACCTTGAGCTTGGGGTCGGCCGGCCAGGGCAGGTGCGTGCGGACGAAATCGAGCAGCTTGGCGTCGGCCTCGACGACCCGCTGCCGGCTGCCGGGCCGGCTCGCGGCGACGTAGCGGGCCAGCGTCAGGCCGCCGCCGCCGAGGTGCAGCACCCGCAGCGGCATCAGCGGCGGCGCGGTGAGATCGAGCGAGGCGGCGACCCGGCGGACGTATTCGAACTCGAGGTAGGTCGGGTCGTCGAGGTCGACGTGTGACTGCGGCGCGCCGTCGACCAGCAGCGTGTAGGCGTTGGGCCGGTCGTGGTCGGGCAGCAACTCGGCGACGCCCGACCCGATCTGGGCGACCACCCGCCCCTGACCGCGCTGTCGCCCCACGTGCTCCACCCTATGCGGGCGCCCGCCGGGCGTCAGGCCGCCCGGGTGTAGCGGAGCAGCAGGAGGTCGTCGGCGAGCAGCGAGTGGTGCAGGCGCAGCGGCTCCGGGC
This genomic interval from Asanoa ferruginea contains the following:
- a CDS encoding GNAT family N-acetyltransferase produces the protein MTVEIERARPDDAGEVLTVQRAAFLSEAQRYSDPHLPMLTETLAEITAVIDTVLVARDPRGRLVAAGRGRLDEHGTCHIARLAVVPDLRGLGLGWRMLLAVEAAHAGAARRYELFTGAESHDNIRLYERNGYAIFARRPLDRGPGLVHLAKPAVG
- a CDS encoding DNA-3-methyladenine glycosylase family protein; translation: MGVPEGYHLSGSVGPIPMSRWDPCARWAGDTFWWATHTPEGPATLALRKQGQELTAIGYGPGQAWVIEHADAVAGLRDDLTGFADLAAAHPVVREVARLHRGRRIPTTGIVFPRLMRAIFEQKVTGKEAYRGYSATVRRFGTPAPGPLEGLTLPPEPEVIAAQPYWVFHPFGVEQKRADTLRRAAAEAARIERCTTAEEASTRMRSINGIGVWTAAEVVRIAYGDPDAVSVGDFHIPNTVAWNLAGEARGTDARMLELLEPFRGHRGRVCMLLEASGLMAPKFGPRMPIRSFAKF
- a CDS encoding spermidine synthase translates to MGRQRGQGRVVAQIGSGVAELLPDHDRPNAYTLLVDGAPQSHVDLDDPTYLEFEYVRRVAASLDLTAPPLMPLRVLHLGGGGLTLARYVAASRPGSRQRVVEADAKLLDFVRTHLPWPADPKLKVRVGDARTELAKAAEDSFDVVIVDVFAGARTPASVRSVEFVEQAARVLHPDGRYLVNMTDGPPLGLAKAQVATVAGVFPEVCLVADSSVLRGRRFGNLVLTAANTVLPTAALARRVAGDWFPGRLLAGADLTRFSGGAAVVTDADATPSAAPPAGMFGPLPD
- a CDS encoding DUF1990 family protein; the protein is MSLLTYDEVGATETGSLPRGYHHLRYRVAIGHDVLGPAADAVLSFRMHRAAGVRITASADRAEAGVDVVTGLGLGPLRLSAPCRVVWAVDEPGRAGFGYGTLPGHPERGEEAFEVTQGDDGTTWFSVTAFSLPASLLTWVAGPTVPPFQRAYAAWCGRALRRLVSESS
- a CDS encoding deoxyguanosinetriphosphate triphosphohydrolase family protein is translated as MTEPVDPRARRLFDTGRTAPGDLAASPFRADRDRIVTSPFFARLGGVTQVISPGGSGLLVHNRLTHSLKVAQVARAIAERLTADAGNLALLDKLGGCDPDVVEAAALAHDLGHPPFGHLGEAVLDRLARERLGLPDGFEGNAQSYRIVTSTEIRGAATIGLNLTAAVRAAIVKYPWTRLDHPDPHPRRMNPAPRGASAPDWDPSSGSAKFGAYLTEVDDLRQARAPFVGRIPDWQQTVEASIMDTADDIAYAIHDVEDFHRVGVLQQGTVAAELLGWQREHKRLGGLSDDALDASARQAGAAIEKLRRRVHRRDRWISDDDAFASAVEQVRHDLVDGLLADPFDGSVAAEQYVARFSARWTRRLVDAVHLTDSPAVRSGYVLLDRPQWHEVQVLKLIHHRFVLDRPDLALHQRGQARLLGTLVEALLAWIVDPAEEARLPQRLHDLVELAEAELPAGTPDRAARARGRAIVDFVAALTDQQAVALLDALSGRSGQLWTDAFVL
- a CDS encoding YndJ family protein, producing the protein MTVLLSLVDALAMVVLVPLALGLVGAPALLRRVWPWLAVPAAVSLWLPRGAGAALLATPYLVLTAVLAVAGLHGLRRWAAADVAVATGLVAPLVAAGALVAERAGFRLLGFPLKTLALTVPHLHYAGLVAALVAALACRATGGSALGRAAAWCVPAGTGVVLVGYFLGDPVELAGAALLTVGMWLVAVLTLVRIRPLAPRGARALLLISSGILVVTMLLALDWAAGHVFTLPHLSIPWMVATHGVLNAVGFALCALLAWRRMEAVRQ
- a CDS encoding DUF456 domain-containing protein yields the protein MDLTDTDTNITILCGVAMVIGVFGVVIPFLPGLLLCWAAASAWAIFAGEGAGRWGVLALVTLIAILGIVVKYAWPGRNLKRSGVPNKTLLLGGVLAIVGFFVIPVIGLFIGFVLGIWLAELARLGDTKLAWPSTKHAIKAAGLAMLVELGAALSIAIIWVAAVVVS